Within the Macrobrachium rosenbergii isolate ZJJX-2024 chromosome 25, ASM4041242v1, whole genome shotgun sequence genome, the region GGGTATTTTCTTACCCATATCTGAAATGTGTTGTTTAAATTTTGTCTGGAATAAATTGCAGGTGTTTTGTCGAAGAGGTTTCTGTAGTTATTCTTGTGGGTTCAcctggaaaaattaaaagttagccctgattactgaaaattacattttcccgtATCAGAGATTGAAAATAAGATATGATCGTTATGAAGCATAACTGACCATATTTCAAAATACCGTAGGTGCAATAGGTACCATTTTATGTTTAGATGATGCAATTTGTAACCGAAACAATTATTTTGTGCAATCAGTATCCTTGAAGAATCAGAcatatttagaattatttttcaaaattgtttatttaaaatatggGAGGAATATATGAAGCTAAGTTTTCGAATGGAGGGCATAGGAACGACATACGAAAgcaagatagttttttttttttcattcatcaggACTGATTAAAATTAGCCTACAGAAATAACTGCATGTGAACCGATCCAGCGTGTATCTTGAGcacaaaataaaatcctaaaacaCTTCTGATGTACAGTATTATTCAAAGGATGACTGAATTAactcaatatttttatttgaatatatacaacAAAACATGACAACACGCCTAATATGTTTATAGAATGCTTCAGCGGCCCGAAGTTGCAAAATGCATTCGGTTAGTTGAACAAAGTAGAGGCCCGAAAGTCAACAGAGTAAAATTGCAAACAATTAGTTTTCCTTGCTTCAACAGGAGCAGGCACTGATAAATGGAGTTGAATTCTTACAGGACCCAGCCTTGAGGAATGTCAAAATGTTACTGAAGGAGATGCTTATTACTGTGAGTGACTTGCATTTTgaaacttcattattttattagtgttccataaatattttcgttttacatttgtgacagtgactatatatatatatatatatatatatatatatatatatatatatatatatatatatatatattttatatatatttatatattatatatttatatatttatatatatatatatatatatatatatatatatatatatatatatatacacatatatatatatatacagtatatataatggtGTAAAGTGTTTGAGTGAGaatgtgttttacttttattttttattaaaatatatgactaaCCAGcaagaaaattcatatttcataattactAATATAATAGAAGCAAAACTGACCTTGAAGTCAGAAGTTAGATTTTGTAAGGGGAACGTTACTAtcttaattaataaacaaatgagtCATATGAAATCCAAGACAAGAGCTTCAGCTAGCCTACGTATATGTCACAGTCAGCCGAAGGAAACTTAAATATACTGTAGTAACAGGACATCCGCAGTTGTGGATTATCACACAGATTTGTACAATCACGATTTGTTCTTGATGTCCAAGAGGCCCACTCTACGCCCGTTATTTGGTAACAGATCTGAGGACGAAGTAGTCTACGAAGAAGGCGATGGTGAACAGGACCAGCAAGAGAAAGTTGATGATGCGCCTTATTTGATTGGCTGCGAAACCGGTGTTCGTTTTCGTCGATGCGTCCGTTTCTGTTCTCCCGGCCTCTTCCAGGTCCAGTTCCCCCTCCAGCTGGTTGTAAGAAGATTGCTGCGATGGTGAAGAAGAGATAGAGTAAGGTTGGTTTAATCAGAGTGACATGTCATAGTAGATGTAGAGAAAAGAAACCGAGTAATTAAAGAATGATCATATACAACAACTCCGAGAGGAAATTAAGTGGGGATAACGTTTCAAGATTGTAATGACTAGcttctatagtatatatatatatatatatatatatatatatatatatatatatatatatatatatatatatatatatatatatatgctacaaataaatatgtacatacaagATTTTGTCACATATATTCATGtgacttttatattcacagatatttaaACTATAAgtataatatcgaattcactatccCCTGGAAAAACTTACACCTTGTAAGTGATGAGTGCATCTGCCCCATAACAGGTGGAAGATTCACCTATGTTTTTGGAATGTGTTTGAGTCATACACTAGTGAAACGTTCAGTCCTTTAAACCTGGCTTTAGCTACACTTTAAACTACATTCGGTTCCCcgtgctttttttttaaggggacgCCATCCTTACCTCAGAGGTGACTGCTCGCAGGCCAGGTGCAGAAGCCAATATCCCTACGACCCTCTTCCCGACGTTGCTCGAAGGGCTGGAGTCACAGCAGGAGTGAGTCGTCAGGAATAGGGTCGAGACCAGTGAGATGAGGGTCAGCACCGTTGTGCCAGAGTAGTAGCGGACTAGAAGTAAAAATAGGGTTCATATAATAAAGGGTATTTAGTGGGAGTTAATCTTTTAGAATTTTCCCATTCTGGTATCTTGGGAAAGCCAGTTGGCACCAGTTTTTTTCCAATGATGAATATCAGATGGTTTTGGGATTTTAATATAGATACTTTGTGAGGGATTTCATGCTCCGGATAAGAGTCTGACCTACCTTTTTAACTGATTTGTTGCTGAAAGAAATTAAGCAGCCTTTTGCTGCCTTAACAAGCGTGCTAAATAAGTAACATAAGAAAGCGATAAGTTTACTTAAATTGAGAGAGTTTAGCAAAGCAAGGATCTGCTTGCTCCCGTTCCCCTTGTCTTGTGCCGTTATCCTTCCACACTGAAAACAAATCAGACTGTTGAAGTGATTACTTACCTACGAAAGGCACAGGTCCACCATTATTTGGGAGGTTGCTAAACAGGGTTAGATAGCACCCAATGAGGATGCCCAGAGCAAACAGGTGCATGATGAGCCTGCTGAAGAAGCTGCTTAGTGGCAAGGCATAAGTCAGGAGGACGACAATCATAACAACTGTGAGGAATGGACGAAAACAAGGTTATGCTCAACttccattttactgtattttgcaCTTAACTGAGGGAATAAAGTTTCTATGTTGTTTACTAAATCATTCGATTAGCAAAAACACATTTGGCTAAAACACAGCAAACTTTTTGTCAGCCATATACGAATGATTTTAATGTCTACATCAGAATCTTTTGGCTCCCCACACAGCACTCTTGATGGGggaaaaatgaattttgtatcaGCATCTTCCCAAAGTTTACACGTGCAGGAATTATCCACAAAATTTGTATCCATTCAAACGTTGGAACCTAGGCTCAAAAAGAGAGCTGCTACAATGATTGTACTTACCTAATGCAGTAGTTGTAATGTAGGTAGAGTGAGACTTAGCTAAGCGTTTGACCTTGAAGGCAAAGTTGATTTCAACGTACTTCTCCTTGCCCTCCTCGAGGGTAATAACTTCCCTCGTGGCTGTGACATTCAGAAGTTCCCAGTTATTGTTTGCTTCGTAGTTGCTCATCATCACCTGCAATGAGACATATGCACTAATGTTACTGTGTCCCCGAATAAAGATTGCAGTCAGCTTAGTAGGGAACAGagagaatatactgtatttagtttatttgataatttttggaGTTACTTTAGCAATACAATATGTTTGGCTCTGCTTAATAGTCTTTTTAATTGCTTCCTAGACTGCCTTGAGAGGAACATAACATGTCTCGAGAGAATTTATTCGCAAGGAACTTGTCAGGGAAGAGAAGATATTTATAATTGTAGGCACTATCTGCTATTTGCTCTTACATCTGTAGTTTCATTATGTTTGATGATCTGAATATCAATTTGCTCCCCATGGTGGGACCAGGACCCCATTCGGACGAGGCACTCATGCTGGTCGCTGGGCCATTCCGAAATGTCGAGGTCACAGTTGACAGTTATGTGGGTCGGTGGGAACCAGTACGTCCTGCCCATGTAATCTGAGATCACTGGAACTTTGACGAATGGAACAACGCTAGCCGACTCAGCACTGGAAAGTTTGCAGTAAGTCAGTCAGATTACTTTAGGAACTATatatggaattgctgttagctgtaggatgtgtgaaaaaatattcaagtgcagctTATGATATAGGGTCTTTGTTATATATCAGTTGGTGGCGTGTTGTCAAAATTATCCATTAAAAAGACAGCTAAGGTGTTTTGCCAAGAGGGGAGAAGATACTTTTGAACTTCATTCATCCTTTTATCTCTTCATGATGATTATAGCTCCAAATGGAATCAGATCTTTTTAGGAACTTTTTTAATTACTAAGAAATCTTTCGTCCTCTTATAAGAAATAAGAcccatgaattatttttactcTGCTGATATACCTTAGGGTTACCATGATTTTAGGAAGGAATATGGTCTATTGAAACATCAGTATTTCATGTAAACAAAAACTTCCATTATAGCAACATTCCCTTTCCCCAGACCAGAAGCTTTTCTTTTTATGCTTGTCGAAGAAAAATAGCCACTCTTCCCTCTCCCTGCCTTTCATCTTACCTTAACTCACTCCATATCTGAAGCTCCGAAAAACCCACCTGTTGAACACAGCAATGTCTGGAGTCCAAACATCTGTCTGGTCAAAGTGAACTCTGTCtatattcatgtaatttttagGCTCCCAGCTGAGGTGTTCGTCTGTCCATGTCTGTAAATGAGAAGTTTCAGATTTCAAGAATTAAATTCTTATCACTCATCTTCCAGTTGTTATGAATGGCAACATTccgtttattattttaatttcttgcaaaTGGGTCATATGATTTGCTTAAGATTTAGactacaaaatataagtaaaatattgaaatagtaaCAAAATCATAACGTTAATTTCCTTCATAGTGCTTCCATTCCGAGTGGCCAATTTCTCTCACAAGTTAGCCATCTCAAGAGGCTTCTTGTGATGGTCCCCTGAGAAATGTGTCTGCAGTGTTTCACCAAATTCTGTCCACCTGTTATGTAATATTTTGGCGATGCACAAATacacagataaaataaaatcataacctCCCAACTTTCTTGGCGGAGTTCTTGAAGTCCACAGAAAGTAGGACCTtttgaatcatgacaaaaatggTGACCGTTATCAATAGACTGGAGTTTGTTCAATTAGTCTTTATTGTTTACATGGGATAATTTCAAACAACGATTACTATTCTGAGAAACTTTGTCAAGATTTTCTTGGTAACGAggcagtgccatcagtacacttcacgtggtacactgtagttattactaaagggtgtttacagCATCCcattggcccttagctgcacccacctTTAGCATTTTACTTGAAACCCATTCTGTCTCCGTCTTTCTGTTCAACCTCCCAAATTATTGCTTCTTGATGCAACTGAGAGTTTTGTACAGCATCTCATTTactttcactgtcttaaacgaTGAAGAGCTGAAGGTGTCctctcagtgcttggcttgatagcttaaatttcattcattcgtCCGTCCTTTTAAGATTTCCGATATTGCTATTAGATTTTGGAAATTTAGCTTTTTGGAAAAGCCAAGAAGGTCTAttgcctttatatttttattgatttaaaatgcAAACAGGCTTCTCTGCTGGGTGACAGGCTAAGGTCTGTAGTAGGGTTAGGGAGTTCAAGATTTTGTCTACTTTGACTAAGGCGTTTTGTTGCAACTGCTTTGGAATAAAGTGATTgatagaatattttttcatagtgcCACATCGCTTTAAGTTAAACAGTTTTTAGCAACAATGTTTGACAAATAATTCTATTTAGTGTAAGCCAGGACAAAGTATAATAACTAGCTGCTGTtgcttcttctttgtcttcttcttttcagCGTAATCCCTAGTTGGGATTGCTGTTTTGAATGAGCCCCCTCCAGCTGTTTCTATCTTGAATGGCTCATTTCCATAATTGGTGTTGGCAAATGTTTTACAGACAGGTGCCATTCCTGACTCTAAGCCTCCACTATTTATTGGAGCTTGGGACCAGCGCTGATTTGGCTCTAAGACCACCTCTCCCAGTTTTCATGTGCCCTAAAAACACAGGACAAGATTTTTTAAGTGACGTCACAACATTATATGACCCTAGTTTTTTCCAGGTCACAACAGTTCATGAAAGACTGACCTAAATA harbors:
- the LOC136852550 gene encoding acetylcholine receptor subunit alpha-like, producing MAKIRLLLGLMVICTAVAPGHLFPNAPSMWSEQEEPATENWISRLYNDKLTGYNKEVRPVKNPSHNTTVFLGLYLSSLDVDDLKQQMTVNAWSIMTWTDEHLSWEPKNYMNIDRVHFDQTDVWTPDIAVFNSAESASVVPFVKVPVISDYMGRTYWFPPTHITVNCDLDISEWPSDQHECLVRMGSWSHHGEQIDIQIIKHNETTDVMMSNYEANNNWELLNVTATREVITLEEGKEKYVEINFAFKVKRLAKSHSTYITTTALVVMIVVLLTYALPLSSFFSRLIMHLFALGILIGCYLTLFSNLPNNGGPVPFVVRYYSGTTVLTLISLVSTLFLTTHSCCDSSPSSNVGKRVVGILASAPGLRAVTSEQSSYNQLEGELDLEEAGRTETDASTKTNTGFAANQIRRIINFLLLVLFTIAFFVDYFVLRSVTK